The Streptomyces sp. V4I8 genome includes the window ATCCTGCGTGGCGCCCCCGCCTTCGACCCGGAGAACCAGACCGGCGAGGCCCAGGCCAAGCAGTTCGGGTACAACAACGACTTCCTTGCTCTTCTTCCGCTGCCGGGTGAGCGGAATCGGCAGGTCCTCGTCGCCAACCATGAGTACACCGATGAGGTGCTCATGTTCCGGGGGTACGACGCCGCCAACCCGACCAAGCAGCAGGTCGAGGTCGCCTGGGCCGCGCACGGGCTCTCGGCCGTCGTGGTCGAGGGGGACCGCAGGAGCGGGAAGCTCACCGTCGTCCCCCGCCATCCGCTCAACCGGCGGGTCACCGCCACCAGCGAGTTCAAGATCACCGGGCCCGCCGCCGGCTCCGACCTGCTGAAGACCTCCGCCGACCCGACCGGCACCAAGGTCCTCGGCACGCTCAACAACTGCTCCGGTGGCGTCACCCCGTGGGGCACCACCCTGCACGGCGAGGAGAACTTCAACCAGTACTTCGCCAACGCCACCCGCGCGACCGACAAGCGGTACGGGCTCGGGACCGGCGCCACCGAGCGCAAGTGGGAGCGGTTCGACAAGCGCTTCGACGTCGCGCAGGAGCCCAACGAGTCGCACCGGTTCGGGTTCGTCGTCGAGCTCGACCCCTACGACCCCACCTCCAAGCCGCGCAAGCGCACCGCGCTCGGCCGCTTCAAGCACGAGGGGGCCACGGTTCGGCTGACCGAGGACGGGCGTCCGGTCGTCTACTCCGGTGACGACGAGCGCTTCGACTACTTCTACAAGTTCATCGGCAGCAAGCGGATGAAGAGGGGATCGAGCCGGGCCGTGCGGGAGCACAACCTCTCGCTGCTCGACGAGGGGACGCTGTACGTCGCCAAGCTCACCGGTGACTCGCCCGCCATCGAGATCGACGGCACCGGCAAGCTTCCCGCCGACGGTGAGTTCGACGGCAGCGGTGAGTGGATCCCGCTGGCCACCGCCACCGCCGACGGTGCCGTCTCGCACGTCGAGGGGATGACCGCGGACGAGGTGTTCGTGTTCACGCGGCTCGCCGGGGACAAGGTCGGCGCCACCAAGATGGACCGGCCCGAGGACATCGAGCCCAACCCGCACACCGGCAAGGTGTACGTCGCCCTCACCAACAACACCAACCGCGGTGTCGGGTCGAACGCCAAGGCCGACGAGGCCAACCCGCGCAACGCCAACAAGCACGGCCAGGTCCTGGAGCTGACCGAGCGCTGGAACCGCGCCGACAGCAAGAAGTTCGCCTGGACGCTGTTCCTGGTGGCGGGTGACCCGGAGGACCCGGCCACCTACTTCGCCGGGTTCCCGAAGGACGACGTCTCGCCGATCTCCTGCCCGGACAACGTCGCCTTCGACTCGTACGGCAACCTGTGGATCTCCACCGACGGCAACCAGCTCGGCTCGCACGACGGCCTCTTCGGCGTCGCTACGCGCGGTGAACGGCGCGGTGAGCTCAAGCAGTTCCTGACGATGCCGAACGGCGCCGAGACCTGCGGCCCGGTCATCCAGGACCGCCGTGTCCTCGTCTCCGTGCAGCACCCGGGCGAGATCGACGGCGCGACGGCCGAGAAGCCGCTGAGCGCCTGGCCGGACGGAGCAGGGAAGATCAACCGGCCGGCGGTCGTGGCGGTGTGGCGCAAGGACGGCTGCGACATCGGCGTCTGACCCCCACGGGCACCGGTCACGGGAGTGCTGGGACCGGCGGCTGCCGCTCGCCGTCGTGTTCCAGCCATTCCCGGTACGCCGGTGCCTGCCGCGCCGCCTCCCAGTACGCCTCCTCCAGCGCGGGATAGACGCCGTCCAGGTCCGTCTCCGTACGGGCCGCGAGGAGCAGCCGTACGCCGAGCGGGTCGCCGCGCAGGCGCCGTACCGCCATGGTGGGGCTGTCGGCGTGGGTCGGCTGGCAGACGGCGACCACCTCGCCGGTGGCGACCAGGGCGTCGGCCGTGTAGTAGTCGCCGTGCAGGACATGGGGGTTGACCCCGGCGGCGCGGAACATCCGCTGCACCGCGTCCCACTCGCCGTCCACCGTCGGGTCGACCATCCAGCGGTCGTCGGCCAGGTCAGGCAGGGTGACCTCCGCCTTCGCCGCGGCCGGATGGTCGGTCGGCAGGGACACGAACTGCGGCTCGCGCTCCATCAGCACGCGCAGGCGCAGTTCGGGCGGGATGCGCAGGGGAGAGCCCTCCACCTCGTGCACGAAGGCGACGTCCAGCTGGCCGTCGGCGACCATGCGCAGCAGGGCGTTGGGGGAGACGTTCATATGGAGGGTCGGGTCCTGGCCGTGGCCGCGCAGCCGGCGCAGCCAGCCCGCCAGGGCCTTGCTCGCCGTCGAGCCGACCCGCAGCTCCGCACCGCCCACCGCGGCCGCCCTCGCCTCGGCGACCAGGGCACGCATATCGGCCACCAGCGGCCGGGCGCGGCTGAGGACGAGACGGCCCAGCGGGGTGGGACGGCAGCCGGTTCTCGCCCGCAGGAACAGCGCGCCGCCCAGCTCCTGCTCGATCCGCCGCAGTTGCGTGCTCAGCGATGGCTGGGCGACGCCCAGCTGGCGGGCCGCCCGGTGCAGACTGCCGGTGTCGGCTATGGCGCACAGCGCGCGGAGGTGTCTCACCTCGAGGTCCATGCCCTCGCACACTAAAGCGGAACAACAGCTTTCACCAGCCGCACAAACCCCCTCGGATCCCTTGCAATTGGGGCCCTGATAGGGCGGTGCTATCACCGGTTGCCATCATCACAGCGGCCTCACAGGCGCCGACACTCGCCTTGACGACTCACCCCCCACCCAGGAGTCATCAATGCGCATTTCCACGTCCACGTCCCTGTCCAAGTCCCTGTCCGCCCGTACGGCGGTGGCAGTCGGTCTCAGTGTCGCGGCCCTCGGTCTGGGTACGGCCACTCCGGCGACGGCGGCTCCGGTCCACGCCGGCTATATCGCCAAGTCCGCGGAGTCCGACGCCAGTCGGGCGTTCTTCGAGGCGGTCCTGAAGTCCGTCGCCGAGAAGCGCGCCGCGAACCCGAGCGCCGCCGCGGCCGTCACCGTCACCTACGACGCCTCCGCGGCCCCCACGTTCAGCGCGCAGATAGCCCGCAGCACCGAGATTTGGAACGGCGCTGTGTCCAACGTCAAGCTCCAGCAGGGCTCGAACGCCGACTTCACCTACCGCGAGGGCAATGACTCGCGCGGCTCGTACGCCTCGACCGACGGTCACGGCAACGGCTACATCTTCCTCGACTACCAGCAGAACCAGGAGTACGACTCGACTCGCGTCACCGCGCACGAGACGGGGCATGTGCTGGGGCTGCCGGACCACTACGAGGGGCCGTGCAGTGAGCTGATGTCGGGGGGCGGGCCTGGTCCGTCCTGCACGAATTCCGTCCCGGATGCCAACGAGAGGGCCCGCGTGGACCAGCTGTGGGCCAACGGGTTCGCTGCCGCGATGGACAAGGCGCTGGAGAAGGTCGGCCGATAGGGCTGCCTGTACGGTCCCACCCCCCACATGGCGCGGTCGCCCCCCTGCACGGGGCGGCCGCGCCGGCTTTCTGGGCGCCTGACAGCTCGGGTGGTCTCTCTTGGCGGGCGGCTGCGGGTGGTCGGGGGCTGGTCGCGCAGTTCCCCGCGCCCCTGGGGCGTTGCCGTCCAGGCACCCTTAATGAGGTGAGGCGATGGCTCTTGCCGCCGCCACCTCCTGGCGTAGGGGTTCCAGGACGCTGCCTGCCGGGCCCGTCAGGTCGGTGCGGACCTCGTAGAGGGTCTCGGCCTCCCTTACGCCCTGCGCCAACTCCCGCAGCTGGAGGGCGACCTGGGTCACCTCGGCCGCCGACGGGGGAGCCGAGCCGTGTTTCACCCGTACCCGGGCCGCTGTCGTCGCGTCGACGATGCGTTCCACGGCGACGACCAGGGGCCACCACGCCGCCGCCCGGCGTCCGGTGGGCGGGGGTTCGGTCAGGGCGCGCTGGAACTCGGTGCGGATGGCGGAGAGGTTGCGGTAGAGGCGGCGGCGCATGCGGGCGCGGGCCGGTGGGTCGACGGCGTTCGGGCCGAAGGCGCCCTCCAGATAGCGGGCCGTGTCCTCCACCGCGTCCGCGAGCCGGTCGCCGACCCGGGTGTGCCAGCTCTCCGGCCACAGCAGATACCCGGCGACGAGGGCGATCGCGCAGCCCATGAGGGAGTCGACCAGGCGGGGCAGCAGCAGCGCGGTGCCCTGGCGGTTCAGGACGTCGGACAGGAGCAGGATCACCGGGGTGATGGCGGCCGTCTGGTAGCCGTACCCGCGTGGGGTGAGCGCGGGGATCAGGGGTGCGAGCAGGAACAGCACCGGTACGTCCCACCAGCCGCGGGGCACCTCCGAGAGCACCGCCGCCGCGATCACGAGCCCGGCGACCGTGCCGAGGGCGCGCAGCAGGGCGCGGGAGAAGACGGAGCCGAAGTCGGGCTTGAGGACGAAGGTGATGGTGAGGGCGACCCAGTAGGAGCG containing:
- a CDS encoding PhoX family phosphatase, with the translated sequence MRIPLPIIRTNSDSHPGGRAALTCRFRCGDACFHEVPNTTTNPYVGDVIAEAVSRRTTLRAAAVVTAAAAVSGTVTVAAPKADAAEAAAVSEKTGSSRGARGLRFNPVAPNTADTVTVPAGYAQNIVIRWGEPILRGAPAFDPENQTGEAQAKQFGYNNDFLALLPLPGERNRQVLVANHEYTDEVLMFRGYDAANPTKQQVEVAWAAHGLSAVVVEGDRRSGKLTVVPRHPLNRRVTATSEFKITGPAAGSDLLKTSADPTGTKVLGTLNNCSGGVTPWGTTLHGEENFNQYFANATRATDKRYGLGTGATERKWERFDKRFDVAQEPNESHRFGFVVELDPYDPTSKPRKRTALGRFKHEGATVRLTEDGRPVVYSGDDERFDYFYKFIGSKRMKRGSSRAVREHNLSLLDEGTLYVAKLTGDSPAIEIDGTGKLPADGEFDGSGEWIPLATATADGAVSHVEGMTADEVFVFTRLAGDKVGATKMDRPEDIEPNPHTGKVYVALTNNTNRGVGSNAKADEANPRNANKHGQVLELTERWNRADSKKFAWTLFLVAGDPEDPATYFAGFPKDDVSPISCPDNVAFDSYGNLWISTDGNQLGSHDGLFGVATRGERRGELKQFLTMPNGAETCGPVIQDRRVLVSVQHPGEIDGATAEKPLSAWPDGAGKINRPAVVAVWRKDGCDIGV
- a CDS encoding LysR substrate-binding domain-containing protein, which produces MDLEVRHLRALCAIADTGSLHRAARQLGVAQPSLSTQLRRIEQELGGALFLRARTGCRPTPLGRLVLSRARPLVADMRALVAEARAAAVGGAELRVGSTASKALAGWLRRLRGHGQDPTLHMNVSPNALLRMVADGQLDVAFVHEVEGSPLRIPPELRLRVLMEREPQFVSLPTDHPAAAKAEVTLPDLADDRWMVDPTVDGEWDAVQRMFRAAGVNPHVLHGDYYTADALVATGEVVAVCQPTHADSPTMAVRRLRGDPLGVRLLLAARTETDLDGVYPALEEAYWEAARQAPAYREWLEHDGERQPPVPALP
- the snpA gene encoding snapalysin, translating into MRISTSTSLSKSLSARTAVAVGLSVAALGLGTATPATAAPVHAGYIAKSAESDASRAFFEAVLKSVAEKRAANPSAAAAVTVTYDASAAPTFSAQIARSTEIWNGAVSNVKLQQGSNADFTYREGNDSRGSYASTDGHGNGYIFLDYQQNQEYDSTRVTAHETGHVLGLPDHYEGPCSELMSGGGPGPSCTNSVPDANERARVDQLWANGFAAAMDKALEKVGR